The genomic stretch ACCCATTTCACCTTCACTTTGCAGGCCGTCTTTGTTGGTGTCGATCCAGAGGTAGTCACCGACAGCGACTGGTTTGACGGGTGGGACAATGCCGAAGTCGACGGTGAGGTTGGAACGGGCGTCTTCGGTACCGATGCCGTCGTTGCCATCTACGCCAGTGGCGGTGGTTTCGAGGAGCGGCTCTTGGTCGTCCAGTACCACGAGGTTGGAACACAGGCCAGTGCTGGTGTCGTCAGTGCCGTTGTCGTCAGTGCCGTTGTCGTCACCGTCGAGGTCGGTGTTGGCATCCAAAGCGTTACCACCGGTGCTGGCGGTGTAGCCTTCCAGGACGTTGCCTGCAAGGAAGTTGTCCGCAACGACGCAGACTTGGTAGCTGCCTGCGGCGAGGCCACCGAACAGGTAGCGGCCTGTTGCGTCGGTTGTGGTGGAAGTCACGACTGCACCCGCTGCGTCTTTCAGTTCCAGCGTGATGCCTGCGGTGGCGGGCAATTCGCCTACATCCGCCAAGCCGTTGTTGTTGGTGTCGATCCAGACGCGGTTGCCGAGGCTGTGGGTGGGTGCTTTCGGTTGATAGAAGCCGCAGTCTACGCTCAGGTTGCTGTTGGCGTCGGTGTCACCATCGTCAACCGGTTCGCCACCGGCGGTGAGGGTAAATAGAGCCGTTTGGATGTTACCGCCAACCACCGCACAGTTGCTGTCGGTGTTGGAGGCGTCTTCATCCACATCGGCACCGCCTTTGGTGACAACGTAGCCTTCAGGGGCAGCTACGCTGATGCTGTAGTCGCCTTCGGGTAGGTTGCTGAACAGGTATTTGCCGTCAGTACCCACGGTGAGCGGAGCCACGTCATTGCCGTCGAGGTCTTTGACCGGGTTGCCGTCTTTATCGAGCAGGGTGATGACTGCGCCTTCCAGCGCAGCTTCGCCTTCGTCTTGGATGCCGTCTTCGTTGGCATCGATCCAGAGGTAGTCACCGACGGATACAGGGTAGGTTACTACCACTGGCGGAAGCACACCGAAGTCAACCGTCAGGTTGGAACGGGCATCTTCAGTGCCCACACCATCGTCACCCGCCGTGCCGCTGGCAGTATCCGTTTCACCCGTGGGTTCATCGGCTCCCAAGGTAATGACATTGGAACACAGCCCATCTGCCACAACGTCGCTGCCATTGTCATTGCTGTCCACATTGCTGTTTGCATTGGCTTCATTGCCGCCGGTGCTGGCGGTGAATCCTGCCAGTTTCGCGCCGTCAGCAAAGTTGCTGGCAACAACACAAACCTTGTAATCGCCTGCTGCTAGGCCACTGAACAAGTAGAAACCCTTGTCGGTGGTCGTGCTACTCAACACTGTGCCTGCCGCATCGCGTAACTCGACGCTTACGCCATCAGCGACAGCCGCTTCACCGGCATCCATCAAGCCATTGTTGGCATTCGCAGCAGTGCCTGCGCCATCATCCACCCAAACCTTGTTACCCAAACTGTGAGTTGGCATTTTTGGCTGGTAGAAACCACAGTCAATGCTCAGGTTGCTGTTAGCGTCGGTGTCGCCGTCATCAATGGGTTCACCACCGGCGGTGAGGGTAAATAGAGCCGTTTGGATGTTACTGCCAACCACCGCACAATTGCTGTCGGTGTTGGAAGCGTCATTATCCGCATCCGCGCCACCTTTGGTTACAATATAGCCATCAATAGCTTTGACCGTAATGCTGTACTCGCCTTCCGGCAAGTTGCTGAACAGGTATTTACCGTCGGTGAGGGTCGTCACAGGTAGAACATCATTACCTTCGATGTCTTTGACCGGGTTGCCATCCTTGTCTAGCAGGGTGACAACAGCACCTTCCATCGGCAGTTCGCCTGCATCCTGTATGCCATCTTCGTTCGCGTCGATCCAGATGGTGTCACCAACAGAAACCGGCGTAGTAGGTAGCACCTTTAATGGTGCACATGCCTCATCCTCTTCCAGCGTACCGGCAGCAAAAGCATCCAGTAAATCAGCTTCGCTTTTGTTATTAGGGGTGGAATTCGCGTCGGCATCGGCCTCAACTACTGCGGATACTTGCGCGCAGTTGGTGACAGTCGTCTCCGCAGCCCAAGATTGATTTGCCGCAGTCAGCACGCCAACCGAACAGAATGTCAGCAGCAGTGCTTTTGCACTAGTCATTTTTTTCATTATTATGGCTCTCTTTGTTCTAAGTTATAGCTTTGTTGGCCGTTATTTAACCGTTACAGTAATGTTCAGTTCTTTGGATTCATCTTTCGCCAAATCACCGACTGTCCACACACCCATCGTCTCATCATAGACATCGGCACCGTACAGCGTCGCCCCATCATCGCTGACGTAAGTAATGCCCCCCGGCAATTTGTCAGTCACCGCTACACCCGTTGCAGTATCCGGGCCAGTATTGAAAACCTTCAAGGTATACACCACGGTATCACCCGCCTTAGCTTCGGCCTTATCCGCCACCTTGGTCAGGCTAACATTAGCTTCCGGCACACTCACAGGTGTGAAGAAACCAAAGTCAACCGTCACGTTGGAAGCAATATCAGGCCACGCATCGTTGTCATCATCGGTCGCATCGCCGGAACGTACCGTTTCGTTTTCAGGTTCTGCCGGTGTTTCATCCAGCGTCACTTCGCCGGAAACCAGCCCCAGTGCAGCATCCGTCGTGACACCGTTATCGTTGTTGTCGACATTAGTATCAGGAGAAGCCTCCTCACCCGTGTCGGATGATTTCATCCCAGCCAAGGCTGCTTGTGCAACAGGGTCAGGAATCGCAACCCGGTACTTGCCTGCCACCAGACCTTCAAACCAGTAATGCCCGTTGGCATCGGTCTTGGTGGTCGCAATCACCGCATTAGTGCTGTCCAGCAAGTTGACCGTCACATCTGCAATCCCCGCTTCACCTACGTCTGCAATACCGTTGTCGTTCTCGTCTTTCCACACCAAGTTGCCCAAGCGGTATTTCATGGTTGGTACGATAATCCCCACCTGACGTGGTTCCGCTGTATCCAGACGCTGGTTGTTGGACTGTTGGGTGACACGGTGCGCCAGTGAGTTCCATGCCGGATTGAAGTAACGGGTATTACCGACAATACTCGGTGGTGCATTTTCCGGTGCCACCATCGGGACGTTAAAGGTCAGTGATTGCAACGGTTCCCAATACGGGGCAGAAGCAAATGCCGCTTTGATACGGAATGCTGTCACCTTGGAAAAGTCGGCGGGAGATGCACTCCAGTCATCCGTGCAACCGGCCTGCCAATGATCAGCCGGGGTTTCGGTCGCTGAAGAGGAAACTTCCGGGCGGCACGGGTTAGCAGCCGTGGAATATTCAACTACTGCACCGGCTGACGCTGTGTAAGCATCAGCAGCAGTAATCGGGCCAGTCATCACAGGCCGCCATTCACTGCCACGTTGCAGGCCGGAAACCGGCTGGCCTACCCCGGTATCGCCCTTGGCTGGCAATACGTCGTAAAGGATGTAATTGCTCAGCGCTTCGTTACCCTTGTTGGTGACTAATACTTTGTAATTGAACGCGCCATTGTGTGAAACCTGTGCCACACACGGGAAACGGGTATAACCGTCGCCATCTGCCGGGCATTGTTCATTGGTGACAGCCGGGCTGGTCAACGGGTCATCCACGTTAGGCAGGGTTGGGTATTCACCTTTCACCCACTTCTCGGCAGAAATTACCGCAGCGGAAACCACATCGAATCCAATTGGTTTGGTGCAGGCATTTTCCGTTACATTGCCATCGCCATCTAGATCGTTACTGTCAACCACTTCAGGGGTATTCGTGCAACTGAAGCGCGGGCTATTGTCAAAAAACGCCATTTCATTGGTATAACCACCCACCACCGTACCGGGCTTAACCTTGGCCGTCACTTCAAGCGTCATGGCTCCACCGACCGCGAAATCGGCGGCATTGGCAGTGCCCGGAGAACCATCAAGCTTCACTGAATCCGCTGGCGGTGTGGCAGCCCATGAGAAACGCACCAAGGTACGCCCTGTGCCCTTATAATCCTTAATTACCTCCATATTTGGTTCAGGAAAATCTGTCGTTGCCCAGTTACCGGCAAAGCTATCCCAACTCACGAAATCCAGTTCTTTCGGTAACAAGTCAGAAACCACCGGGTTGACGGCTGCACCTGTTGAACTATCCCAAGCGTGTTCGGCGTACAGTTTAAACTTCACCTCACTATCGGGTGCGAAAGCAGAACCATTGGTTATCGACTTATCCAGCCAAACCGCTGGTGTCGCTTCTTCAATAAAAGTTTGATCGCAAATCTCACCTGACGAGCCAGTTGTTGTATCAAATTTCGTAAACGTACCCACGACACAGTTCTTCACATCGACTGGATACGGCCCAACAACAGCAGATGTATTCGCTTTCATCGTGGTTGACCAGTATGGGTTAAACTGCCAACCACGAGGAACTGCCGGACCATCTGGCCCTAGATCCTTGAATTTCCAACGTAAGCACTGGGTATCCTCAGGCAACGGATAACTCGTTGATGAATCATCACTTGCTGCATCCACCACCAAATCGGTATACGCCGCTGTCTGGCAATCTCCCCCTACCGTCGCATAACTCAAAGTTAAACGTACATCACTGCCTGACGGTGCATTCGTCGTAGGCGGAGAATTCCACGTTCCCACAAAGACTTCAGTTGGCACAATACCGGTTGGCGTGCTGGGCAACGCATCATAAAGCGTCAAATCAGGGACAGGCGCATTCGAGCCATAAGTATCCGCTCGAATCCCCCAGTTAAAACCATCAGAGGGTGGCATCGCACCTGCCAATACGTCTTGCGCCCACTTGCTTAAGTTAACGCCCGGCGTTGGTTCACCCATGTCCTCAGTAATCACTGCATTCGGGCCAATCGCCCCTTCATTCGCGTTCGCACTAAGCGTATTGGTAATGCTCGTGCCAATCGGGAAGGTCGCTTCCGGGTAACGCAAGGTATAGGTCTTGGTGATACAAACCTGGGAAGTATAATCCTTGCCTGCATACAGGGCGGTCAAATCCTGGCTACCCAAATCCCACGTCAGTTCACTACCGCTGGCTGTTGCGCCCCCGTTATTCACCACGGTTGCACCTGCCGGGAAGGCATCCTTGAGCGTCACGCCCGTGAGGTTCACGTTGCCAACAGCGGAATTTGAGCAGAAATCCACTTGATAACCAACGTCAGTATTCGGTGCAGGCTTCAGGTTGGTAGCAGGGGAAACCCGTGCTTTTTTGATGCTCCAGTTCGGGGCAGAAGCACCGACAGTGACGGGAGCAGCCGTAGAAGGCACGCTGCCATTATCAAGAGAATCAGGCATCGTAATGACCGACGTAGCGGTATTTGCCAACACGGTATCTTCTGCCGTACCGAGTTTGACCCGCGTGACCACATCAATATTGAAGCTATCCCCGCCATTGAATACGGCATCCTTGGTGATCTTGATAACAGGGTTGGTAGCATCACACGAAACCACCGTAAACCCGGTCGGAACCGCGCAACTAACAGCTTCAAGCGCGGCAGGCAACGTGTCTTCAATCGTCAAGTCGCCGCAATCCGACGTAAGGCTGGAACACGCCAGTTTAAAACGGTACTGAACAGCCTCCCCCGGCTTCGCGGTAGCAGGTGTTAATAATTCCTTGGTGAATGTTTGTGTCCCTGTTGCATGAGCTGATTGAGCAGACAGCAGCAAAACCCCTAGCCCCACAAAATGCCAAGGCATTAAAGGTGTTTTTTTGTACATTCTATCCGACCTATTGTTATCATTATTGGAAGCCCCGGTGTCAGTTTGATTTTAATTTCTTGTTAATTTATCTAGTCCGAAAAATCATACCATTCATCAAGTTTATGCCTGAACTCAAATCCGAAGAACGGTAGGAATATTTTAATTCGTTTTGGGTCAACACCATCGGCACTTCCCTGTGCCTGATGGGTTGTAACCGTTAAGTCTTTTTACTTAACCATTGCGCTGATTGCCAACGACTTAACGGCACCATCAGCAGGCAGACTGCCCGCCACTGTCCAAGTCAGCGTGCGCGTCGCGGTATCGTAGACAACTTCCGGGTTTGGAGACGCTGGGGCAACATATTCCAGGGTGCTTGGCAGCACGTCGGTAATCACCACGCCGGTAGCAACGTTCGGGCCTTTGTTGGTCACAGACAACGTGTACACAACGGTTTGCCCACGGCGGACATCCGTAATAGCAGCACCTTTATCATCAGCTACCGTTTTGGTCAGCTCAACGTCAGCTTTCGGGACAATGGTGATTTTGGCAATATCATGGTCATCTTCGTCATTGGCTTTATCAGCTTTGCCGTCTTCACTCACCACATCATCTTTGACGGTATCGTCATTGGTCGCATCTGGTGTGGAGTCCTTATCTGTGAGTGGATTGCCGCTGCCATCAACACCGGTTGCTGCACTGATTTCTGCGGCATTTTCAAGAGCGCCCAGCACTGCGGTTGACTCTACCGTAAAGGTAATATCCAGTGTTGTGCTGGCATTAGCCGCCAAACTGGCGATAGGCGTAGTCAGCGTTGCAATATTACCGACCACTGTCCATTGGGCTGCTGATGCATCAGCCAGTTTCAGACCCGTTGGGATGTAATCCGTCACGGTAATGGCGGTAGCTTCAACGCCGCCCTGATTGCTGACCGTCATCTCGAACGTAACGGTATCACCCACACTCAAGGAAACCGGCAAGGTCGGATCAGTCGCATCCGGCGCGGGTGTTTTAACCCGTTTCATCAAAGCCAAGTCAAACGTAGGCTGTGCCGTAAAGCTGATCTTGTAGTCTTCAACCTCACCATCAGCGAAACCTGTCGTGTCCGCCAACGTCCCGGCAGCATCTGTCGCAGTCAGGGCAACGTTACTTAGGCGGCAACGGGCATAACTATCACCCGCCGTTGTCGTCACCGGAACGTCTGGCATGGTAACGTCAATTTGCGCCGCATTATTATTGGGCACAACGGCAGAACCAAACTCGCCAGCATCAAACGTGCCATTGGCATCATAATCAATCCAGCAACCGAGGTAGGCATCAGCCCCTGAGGTATTCACGGGTGCGGTCGTGGTTTGCAACTTGACATTTTTTTGCCCCACTACTAATGATGAAATATTGATACCGTCTTCATCCGCGCCGTCTTTATCTGCATCAGCGCCTAAAGGTGTTGGGGCATCCGCTTCATCATCAATGGCAGCACCCAGCTTCAACCATGGCACAACTTCATGTTGAGCACCGCCCTTAGCCAGCGAGGTCTTGTAGCTATCCGGGGCATCACCAAAGTCATACACAATGTTGACAGTAACAGGTGCGCAGGACTCATCATCTTCAACAACCGTTGTCCCAGACATATTATTGGGTTGTGAATCCACGTCGATTTCGGTGGTAGCAGAAACCTCCGCACAGTTGGTAATGTCAGCAGCCCAAGATTGATTAGCGGCCACCAATACGCCAACAGCACAACAGGTCAATAACAGCCCTTTCAAATTAGTCTTATTTTTCATCATTATAACCCTTTCTATTAATTGTAAATTCACGAAGCCATCAGTTTACCGTGACCGTAATGTGCAGCACCTTGCTGTCCTCTTTCAGCAACTCACCCACCGTCCAAACCCCGGTCGTTTTGTCATACGCGCCACTACTATCATCGCTGACCCAAGTCACGCCTGCCGGTAATTGATCGGTAACGGCGACACCCGTAGCGGTATCTGGCCCAGCATTAGCCGCAGTCAGGGTATAAACCACCGTGTCGCCACGCTTTGCCTCTGATTTGTCGGCAACTTTGACCAAACTGACATCTGTCGTGACGACTGGAATACTTTTGTAACCAATATCCAAGGTGTGATTATTTTCACCAGCACTACCTGCCGTAAAAGTGATTTCCCCGGTAGATGTCGCGTCCGAGTCACGAAGATCCGTTACCGGATTATTGTCAAGGATGCCATCAGCGTTTTGGGTAGTAATGCTCAAGCCATCGAGGGGTGCTTGAGCCGCTGCAACCGTGATTTTGCAGCTTTCATCCGCCTCCATAAAAGTCGCATTGGTTTTATTAGAGAATAGGAATTGCCCACCATTAGCCGTTTTCATGGTCGCTGTCTCTGTGCCGCAAGTCAGGGTTACGTCTACATTATCAATACCTGCTTCGTCTGCATCCTGGATACCATCGCCGTCAGTGTCTTGCCAAATACGGTTGCCTACTTCGATGGGTGCAGGGTCACACAATGCCTCAAGATCCCCCATTCCATTACCCTTGGAATTATTACTGACAGCACTATTCTCATACAGGTAATAGGTTTTCAGGGGTGCTCCATTTTCATTGTTTAACCATAAAATACCACCTGAATTAGCAGTTTCTGCACCAAATGGGTAAGCAGGGTTAACACCGCCAACCATTAATTGGCTGCCACCAAACACCGCGAGATTACCCATAGTAATTTCTTCGTGGGAGCTGGCGCTTGTATTACCATCACCCCAGAAGAATTCACCATTACCATCGCCGCGCCCCACTCCCGAAGCAAGGTGGCTGCCGCACGCATTTGGGTTATCTGTTTCCGGTGTATACGTTTCATTTGTAGCGTCATAAGAAGCGCACAGCACATCACCACGTGTTGCCACCCCGTTAATCGTTGTCCCTTTAATAATAATCCCGGAAGCTATTTGGTCTCCAGTGCGGTCTCTCAACCCCAGAATCATATCATCGCCGTAAAACTCAATATCGGACAACATCGGGCTCTCGTATCCCTGATAGTAACCACCAGCATCCGTCCAGGCACTACGCCAGGCTTCCCAGGATGTTTTGCCAGTCTCATATTGATTTTCTCGCACCACCCCAGGGTCAAAATGGGTAACACGTGTCCAGGTTTTACTAGCGGGGTTATCGAGTCGATAGACGAATGCCCGAAGATCATTCGCGTCCTTAGATTCTTCTGCCGAACACACCGCCCCCGCAAACAACTTGCCATCTTTATAACTTAAGCCGAATGGGCGTATGCTGGTAGTAGAATTATTCGGGCAATCTACGGCATTCAACGGAAAATCAAATGTATTCAGCTTGGAACCATCTGCTGTTGAAATCTCAATGATTTGCTTGGTCGTCAAATTACTGACAAACAATGACTTATTATCGTCGGAAATTTCAATATCACCGAGGCTACACTTGCCTACCTGATCGAATTCCGCATCAGAATACCCTGCATTGGCAAGATCGCCATGAGAACCACAAACCGATAAACCGAGATCAGTTTCAAGATTCACCCATGCCTCTGGCGCACTGACGGCGCTACCATCCGCAGGATTGATCTTCACCCGGTAAACTTGCCCACGCCCGCCGGGACCAAAGCCGACGTATTGCTCCTTCATGGCAGCAGCGTATAAATAATTGTCTTTTCTATTCCACGCAATACCAAAAATTGCCCCAAGTTGTTTGGACTCACCAAACGTGACGGGTGCAACATCTTGCCAACTTGATAGCTTGTAAGCTTCCGCACTCGGCGCGGTAACACCCGCACTGTAGGGCACGCCGACTAACGTCGGATTCGTAGTATCCTGCACTAATGGCCAAAAATATGTTGTAGAAACAATGGGATCAGCTTGGCAATAATCCGCAGGATTGCTCACCGCCGCATTAACGTTACTGGCATCGCCTTTAACAAACTGTACAGATGTGCCACCAGCACTACCATTCTTCAACCAACTTTGTGCCCACGAGAATTCCACGCGGTAATCGGCACTATCTGCGATGTTCAGGGTGTAAGTACCATCAACACCAGACGT from Thiothrix litoralis encodes the following:
- a CDS encoding SdrD B-like domain-containing protein, with the translated sequence MWNKTILKHWQPLGLGALLLSSPSVYADISGKVFRDFNANGVFDTGASFKEMGMVGVTIKAFDATGAEKASATSGVDGTYTLNIADSADYRVEFSWAQSWLKNGSAGGTSVQFVKGDASNVNAAVSNPADYCQADPIVSTTYFWPLVQDTTNPTLVGVPYSAGVTAPSAEAYKLSSWQDVAPVTFGESKQLGAIFGIAWNRKDNYLYAAAMKEQYVGFGPGGRGQVYRVKINPADGSAVSAPEAWVNLETDLGLSVCGSHGDLANAGYSDAEFDQVGKCSLGDIEISDDNKSLFVSNLTTKQIIEISTADGSKLNTFDFPLNAVDCPNNSTTSIRPFGLSYKDGKLFAGAVCSAEESKDANDLRAFVYRLDNPASKTWTRVTHFDPGVVRENQYETGKTSWEAWRSAWTDAGGYYQGYESPMLSDIEFYGDDMILGLRDRTGDQIASGIIIKGTTINGVATRGDVLCASYDATNETYTPETDNPNACGSHLASGVGRGDGNGEFFWGDGNTSASSHEEITMGNLAVFGGSQLMVGGVNPAYPFGAETANSGGILWLNNENGAPLKTYYLYENSAVSNNSKGNGMGDLEALCDPAPIEVGNRIWQDTDGDGIQDADEAGIDNVDVTLTCGTETATMKTANGGQFLFSNKTNATFMEADESCKITVAAAQAPLDGLSITTQNADGILDNNPVTDLRDSDATSTGEITFTAGSAGENNHTLDIGYKSIPVVTTDVSLVKVADKSEAKRGDTVVYTLTAANAGPDTATGVAVTDQLPAGVTWVSDDSSGAYDKTTGVWTVGELLKEDSKVLHITVTVN
- a CDS encoding DUF11 domain-containing protein; the encoded protein is MMKNKTNLKGLLLTCCAVGVLVAANQSWAADITNCAEVSATTEIDVDSQPNNMSGTTVVEDDESCAPVTVNIVYDFGDAPDSYKTSLAKGGAQHEVVPWLKLGAAIDDEADAPTPLGADADKDGADEDGINISSLVVGQKNVKLQTTTAPVNTSGADAYLGCWIDYDANGTFDAGEFGSAVVPNNNAAQIDVTMPDVPVTTTAGDSYARCRLSNVALTATDAAGTLADTTGFADGEVEDYKISFTAQPTFDLALMKRVKTPAPDATDPTLPVSLSVGDTVTFEMTVSNQGGVEATAITVTDYIPTGLKLADASAAQWTVVGNIATLTTPIASLAANASTTLDITFTVESTAVLGALENAAEISAATGVDGSGNPLTDKDSTPDATNDDTVKDDVVSEDGKADKANDEDDHDIAKITIVPKADVELTKTVADDKGAAITDVRRGQTVVYTLSVTNKGPNVATGVVITDVLPSTLEYVAPASPNPEVVYDTATRTLTWTVAGSLPADGAVKSLAISAMVK
- a CDS encoding SdrD B-like domain-containing protein, whose protein sequence is MYKKTPLMPWHFVGLGVLLLSAQSAHATGTQTFTKELLTPATAKPGEAVQYRFKLACSSLTSDCGDLTIEDTLPAALEAVSCAVPTGFTVVSCDATNPVIKITKDAVFNGGDSFNIDVVTRVKLGTAEDTVLANTATSVITMPDSLDNGSVPSTAAPVTVGASAPNWSIKKARVSPATNLKPAPNTDVGYQVDFCSNSAVGNVNLTGVTLKDAFPAGATVVNNGGATASGSELTWDLGSQDLTALYAGKDYTSQVCITKTYTLRYPEATFPIGTSITNTLSANANEGAIGPNAVITEDMGEPTPGVNLSKWAQDVLAGAMPPSDGFNWGIRADTYGSNAPVPDLTLYDALPSTPTGIVPTEVFVGTWNSPPTTNAPSGSDVRLTLSYATVGGDCQTAAYTDLVVDAASDDSSTSYPLPEDTQCLRWKFKDLGPDGPAVPRGWQFNPYWSTTMKANTSAVVGPYPVDVKNCVVGTFTKFDTTTGSSGEICDQTFIEEATPAVWLDKSITNGSAFAPDSEVKFKLYAEHAWDSSTGAAVNPVVSDLLPKELDFVSWDSFAGNWATTDFPEPNMEVIKDYKGTGRTLVRFSWAATPPADSVKLDGSPGTANAADFAVGGAMTLEVTAKVKPGTVVGGYTNEMAFFDNSPRFSCTNTPEVVDSNDLDGDGNVTENACTKPIGFDVVSAAVISAEKWVKGEYPTLPNVDDPLTSPAVTNEQCPADGDGYTRFPCVAQVSHNGAFNYKVLVTNKGNEALSNYILYDVLPAKGDTGVGQPVSGLQRGSEWRPVMTGPITAADAYTASAGAVVEYSTAANPCRPEVSSSATETPADHWQAGCTDDWSASPADFSKVTAFRIKAAFASAPYWEPLQSLTFNVPMVAPENAPPSIVGNTRYFNPAWNSLAHRVTQQSNNQRLDTAEPRQVGIIVPTMKYRLGNLVWKDENDNGIADVGEAGIADVTVNLLDSTNAVIATTKTDANGHYWFEGLVAGKYRVAIPDPVAQAALAGMKSSDTGEEASPDTNVDNNDNGVTTDAALGLVSGEVTLDETPAEPENETVRSGDATDDDNDAWPDIASNVTVDFGFFTPVSVPEANVSLTKVADKAEAKAGDTVVYTLKVFNTGPDTATGVAVTDKLPGGITYVSDDGATLYGADVYDETMGVWTVGDLAKDESKELNITVTVK